GAAGTCTCCTTTCTTGGAGCTCCTGGAGAGCTGCGGCTCCCCGTCAGACGTGTTAGACCTCACCGGCAAGTACTCGCCCACAGCCCGACAGGTCAGCCACTGCCTGACCCACATGTGGGCCACCACTAAGAAGATGACAGATGAGCAGCGCCGCTACGAGCTGCAGCTGATGTTTGAGCATCCCGCTTTTGACCAGCTGCTGCAGAGGGCCATGAAGACTCTGGTGCACATTCGCGACGAGGACGTGACTTACTCTCTCCTGAGTATGGTCAACCTGGGCGTTCCCCAACGTAGCCGAGTGGTCCAGACTTTTCTCCGAACCTGCCAGGTAGACGGTCCACGACCTCATGCACAAATTATTCTTCATCTtggtgatgtttttgttttttctgtgcacTCAAATGTGTCTTCTTGTTCACTAACAGGAGAAACTGAATGACTTTGATGAGAAGAGTCTGTCCATCTTGGCCTCCAGCCTGGAGCAAATGGAGGATGGAGCCAATGTTCGTGCGCTCAAGGAGGGCATGAGGTATGAGAtcatgggaagaaaaaaaagtctagCCTCAAAGATGCCTTGTATCATAAAGTCACGTGTtacattgatttttctttttttgtgcgtCTTAGGCTGGTGGTGGAGGCCCGTCTTCCAGGCATAAAGAATGTAATGGCTCTCCAGACCATGATGCGTCTGCTGGGAAACGATGCCCCAAAGGACCTCAAATGGAAACTAGAGGTTAGTTTTGATCTCATTTGGCATTCTGTCTCgctgtttttaaatattctccACATTTATGACTGAGCCCTTGTGTGCAGCTGCCCTCAGCTGTGCTTTTTGCATGATATTTGCTTACCTGTGTAATGCACAGCTGAATTAACAGACAATTGTTCAAAAGTAGTTAATGTTTAAAAACTGCTGTTGCTGAATCTTTTCCGTGTCTGTGCTTCCTCCAGAAAAAGGCCTTATCTATGACAGACCACTTCAGCCTGCCCAACGCCCAATACATGATTTCCACTATGGCCACAATGGGCTTCTTCTCTAAGCCACTGCTGGATGTCTGCAGTAAAAAAATCACGGGTAAATCCTTCTCCACAAGAAAATAATGTCCAGACAGTGTCACCCTGCCCCAGCGTCTAGATGTTGTTGGTGGTGGGAATGAAGCAGATGGGGGCTTGGATGGGGTGTAGGTTACATTAGTGAGAGCCTGAAAGGTGAAGTGGCAGAAGAGAACAAACAATTAAAGCACAGGAAACAGGGCGACTGGCCTACAGAAGGTGGACAAGAAAAACTGAACGAAGGATAAAGAATAGATTTGATCGCCTAGGAAAGCAGGCAGATAAGTGAATACAGGTCGTCTTTATTCAACTTAGCTTTTAATCTTTATTTACCTGTAATCAAATTTTCATACATGTTTGAGTGAGACTGAGGCAGGTGGAAAGGTGAAAATGCAAGGAGCTGAGGTAGTGAAGatagatgagtttaaatacttgTGGTCAGAAAGCAGCAATGGTTGAAAGGGAAGATTTATGAGACAgcagtgagacctgctatgatgcgtctctgacaaaaagacagacagCTGACCTGAAAATGATAATATCTTCATTTGGAGTGATCAGAATGGACAGGGTTAGAAATGAgcacatcagagggacagctcaggctgagcagtttggagacaaagataGATAGACAAGACTGAGATGATCTGGGCATGTGCAGAGGAGAAACAAAGGATGCTGACGATGGAGCTGCCAGACAGGAGACCATTGGCAAGATACATGTatgcagtgaaggaggacaCGCAGAGGGTTGTTGTGACACAGGAGGATGGTAGGGATAGAGTGAGACGGAGGCAGGTTATCTGCTGTGGTGGACTTTAAAAGGAGCTGATGTGAGAGAAGAAGAGCCGTGATCTACAATGAGATACACTGCTGTAGgccaattaaaaataaaatgcttaaATATGAGAGAAAGAAACCTGCACCAGTGCCTGGACCAACTTTACAATACAGAAGACGACGATGATGGATAAACCATCCTGCTGGTTTAAAGAAACATCATAAGATAAATTTCTACTCTCggccattaaagtcagtgtttgGAAATGCTTattaaacaaaacacagcatACACTGTGAGGCGTTTCAGATTTTCGACACTGTGTTGTAATTTAACACGAGTACTTCCAATACATGGGCAAAATTCTTGAAGTCAATATgtttaaatagaaaaatatatacCTTCACTTTCATTAACAGTGATGTCAAATCAGTCTTCATTTGAACCTGCTAATAACCAGAAATAGCTTGTAAATAGGTGATGATTGTAGAAATTACAAGAATTATATTTATTGTGGATTAATTAAAAAAGCgccttaaatttaatttaatgattTTCCTTTTCCTACTCCCGACTTCTGTGTTAGAGAACATCCATGGTATCCCCTTCAACAGAATATTTAAATTGCTGCAGTCCTGTAGGGAGCTCCGCTACAGAGACGTTCATCTGCTCACCAGCATTTCGGACTATGTCGCTTCCTCACTGGACATTTGGACCAACAAACAGGTGACAACTATCCTCTGACCTGCCTTCTTGTCCAAATAGTAAATACGAGGTTTCAGGAGGAGGAACTAAAAACATCACACATGACATTTATTACTGCTccacttctttctttctgtttagctgcttctctttctgtctgtgttcgAGAACCTCATCTTCTGCCCTGCTGCTCTGATGGATGCTTATGCTGACAAAGTGATCGCCAACCCTGACGTCCTAACACTTAAAGACCTGCTCTGTGTCCTCAAGGTGTACTCCTCTCTGAGCTACGATCTGCAGGACAGAAGACAACAGTACGTAAACCATTTGTCTCATCTAAATGTGTCCCTGTGGCTGTAGACATGGAGTAGAGGTTCAGGGAGAACAGTGTGCATGTTTATCCCACATCTGTCAACGCCGAGGCCGATCAGCGAACACAGACAGCAGCAGAAGTAGAACGCTAATAGGCTGATCACAGTTGAAAACAGGCACAGCTGTTAGTTTGCTGGTTTTtgaactgtaaaataaacacattttcctCGTCTGTAACTGAATTActgttgcttgtctttgttgGGTTTCTTGCTGCTGCAGGTTTCTCGATAGTCTGAGCCGAGTCCTGATCTCCTATTTGCCCAAAATATCTGCGTTTGAGTTGTTGAAGGCTGTTTACTGCCTCTGTCTGTTGGGCCACTTCCCTTACGCACCACTGGAGCAGCTTCTGCAGAGCAGTGTGCTGGAAAAGCTTGCAGGTAAAACAGTTCACTTTGACTGCTCTTGTCTTACACCTGGGTTTGTGGTCTTCACCTGCTCCTTTTCTCCTCAGGTTCGAAGTTTCCAAAGAGCCAGGAGAGAATGTTTCAGACGGTGGACGTGTGCCTGCGTGTTGaccatcctcctcttcctcagcccCTAACTGTTCCTGCATCAGTCCTGGGAGACCCCACCCCCAGCACTCCATCGGTCAACCCGAGGCTCTTGCTGGACTTGCAGAGTCTGCTGGAGGATCAGGTGCATATGATGCTACAGGAGGGGGTGATGGTGGAGAATTTGTACTTCATAGGTAAGAAAAATTTgagaaaagaatttaaaaaatgaacatttcaGCAGCATACTGGATACTTGAACTGTCTTGCTATAGAAAAGCTTTTCAAGTGAAGGCAGTTTTCTTATTATAACATATTGTATCCATAAAGGAAACTCAAAGtatttgacatactgtattaaaatGTTGCGAAAAAGGCAAATGGAAATTTGatggtgcaaaaaaataaaacaaacaaacaaaaattacaGGTAAGTCTAAAGTGGCAGTTTAATCTAAATGCAGACttgcttatttttcttctaTACAGTTTAATCTTTCTAGAGCGGGATgtgaaactcattttacattgtgggccACTTGCAGCCCACTTTGATCCCAAGTAGTccagaccagtgaaactccccTTTTGTTGTTTGAATGAAGTGTAACTATGTTTAATCCCTAAAgaagaagtgcaatttcaaaTATACGTGTCAGCTGTtttacacaataaaaaaaagtactgCTGTAAAGAAAATCGGGCTTgaattgtaataaataaatgtgataaCTAAAATTATGAACGTTTTTGTGAATTCAAAGCAGAGAGCATTTCCGGCCTCTCTGCCTTGTGTTTGACACAATTtttcaaagtgtttttgtaTGAAATGGTCACTTTTAGAGATATCATCTTTAGAAAAATCAATTTTTTCTTGAATATAATGGAACTGATGGGCTCAAAGGGCCATTATAAAAAAAGAAGGCCTAGTGTGATGGCTTGTACCCAGTTTGCTGTTCACTACATAAATTGGTTCCCATTTAAATTTAGATTCTGAATTAAAGCAACAATGTGTCTTTCCAGACAAAATGACCCATTAATGCAAATGATTCTACAGAGCTCATTGTGAGCACTTTACATAGAAACGTATTCATGCACCAGCCAGAAGAAACTTGCAGCTCAGCCAAGGAGGCTGTTAAAGCTGTTGTCCTGAACATTCTCCTGTTCAGCCCATTTCTGTTGCGCTTTTTTCaagtttcattgttttttgtttttccttttttctccttgtttctGTAGTTTTTTCCATTTCAACTGGGTTTTATTCAACTTCCATTATTGTTTTTCAATATTTCCATTGTGTCTTTTtaacttttgttctgttctttctACTTGCGTTGGGTCTTATTCAACCTCTGTTAGTTTTATTCaacttattttcatttttgctattttcattgttttttttattcaagttCTCTTGATTTTTTcctatttatgttatttttttaactttcattcTATTCTTCAGACTTCCATTGTGTTCTTTTCaacctgtttgtttttattctatcTATATTGTGTTTATCCTGTTACTATTGTGTTCTGTTCaacttgttgtttttatttccatttcccTTGCATTttgtttaacttgtttttttattgccatagtgttgttttttctatttctgttgtGCCTTTTATACTTTTGCTGTTTCATTAagctttcattgttttgttttgtttttctacttccattaaattctgttctgtttttcttatttctatTCTGTTTTATTCAACTTTCATTGTATTTTTCTACTTGCGTTAGGATTTTCTTTCCACAATTCAATTGTGGGGTCTTCCCtctattttcattgtttttgtcaacttcagttatattttttcctacttttgttgtgtttttctaattGACATTctcaattttttaaatttgctcgttttttcttatttatgtaGTTTTTTCCTATTTGTATTTgacttgtgttatttttttttccttaattctgttgtttgtttttctatttctgtagtgttttcttatttccaatcagttttatgatttttttttctactatgttttattcaaaatccattgtttttgtgttttttgttgttatctTTTAGGGGGGGGGGTACTCTTGTCACTTtccgttgtgtgtgtgtgtgtgtgtgtgtgtgtgtgtgtgtgtgtgtgtgtgtgtgtgtgtgtgtgtttttaacttgtttttgtttcagtttctgtTATGTGTTATTgaacttttgcttttttctatttccattgtgttttgttcaACATTGTTTTTCAGGTTTTGGTTAAAGGATGTTTGACCTCTCCTGTTCAAcctctgttctttttttcttatttatttgtaacttctgttgtttttatttctgttgtgttttttccatctttCATTGTTATGTTGAGCCATGATGGTTTCTTAAAAAGCTAAATGTTCAGAATGAGAGAGATCATACAGAAAAGAATTGCAACTTGAAAATGCTCGCAACAAGGATAGGAGACATTTCTTCTTGAGTCATTACTGCTGTCACTTTAAATCAGATTTTACAGAGTAAGTGGCAGAAAGAAACGAGGAAAGTCATAAAACCCTGAGTTTAAATGGGAGCTGATTTCAGTAGATGGCAGCATAATGGCAAAAACCCATTAGATCATGTCAAGTTTGATGTTAGTGCACCACCAGCTAAGCATTTCCTGCTGATCTAAGAGCCTCGGTAGGCTTTCATTTCATAAATGAGACATTTATAGACGAACAGAAGGCCTTAAATTAACTTCTGTGTGTAAGTGGAAGCCAGTGAAACACAAGAACTGGAGTAAAATTTGACAGAAAAAGGATCCAAACCTTTGAGCAGATGAAATTAAGcaagacagaaaaacactggCTCTTAAAAACGACAGTATGTGGTCTCCTCAGGGCCCAAATTCTTGCAGGTTGTCATTAAAGAAGTGTTTGAAGCaaaacagtgagaaacataTTTACAAAGTCTGGGACAGAACTGTGTGGCAGAATCCACAAATTCAAAATTCtcttaaatgtaaaaaacaaaactaagaaAACTATTCAATTTGAAAATTTCAGTATCTGacatgttggggttttttttttccatcagacATAAAGCCCTGACTTTTTTGTCACAACCAGCTTCTCTATATTCTCGGTTTAACCTGCTTTTGAAACTGTGATGATAGCAAACGTCTGTGTCTGCTGTCTCCCAGACGCTGCTGTAACCAAACCTACGCCAAACCAAACCTCTGTGTGTGAAGCACGCAGCGGTGGAGGGGAAGGGTGTTCTCCAGCAGAGAGCAGTGAGCGGTAAGATATCAGCATGAGCTTGCTGCTGACAGCATCACTGCATGCATGTCTCGAACGCACGTAAAGTCGTGTTTAAGTTCCTCATATTGTTCTTGATTTAATTGTGCTTATGCAACATTTTTTGAAATGAAGGTAGTTGAAGAGGATGTTGGGACTTTTCTGTTCCTCCAGTGTCGGGCACTGATGTAACTATATTGCGTGATTGGTAATATCTGACTGAGCTTGCAGCAAAGCACCGTGAATCTCGTTTTCAAACTAAGACAAGCATGTAAAGACCTCATTCAGGCATGCAAAAGCAGCCTTTGAAAGCAAACACATCAAGCAGGAGTGCATGCTTTTTTGCTCTCTTTGAACACCGTTATGTATTACAGGCGATACTTTACCGCCTCTTTTAAACATATTTCCATTCTTGGCTTTCAGGCACTTCTTTGCAataagcagctgaaactgaaaaatatgtGTTGTGGAAAACTTCACCTTCTTAAATTGGACACGTTGTTGGAAAAATGTGTGCAACTACTGTATTCAACATTTTTTACATGGACTACAGACTTTCCTAAAATTGCATGTGTTCAATCATGTAGGATACATGtagattaatattaatatttttattaaaacttGAAGTTTGAAACTTGAAGTTTAACTTTGCAttgacattttttgtgtttttgatatttttatgcccatctgagctttttttttttttttttaatgtccacTTTCTTTATGGTGATGCATGTTTTAATGTCTATTTTTGTTTAGCcctaaagggggggggggaatattATATTACTATAATATTCTTCATTTTATAGTAAAATGTGCAGAATAAGTTTTCTATcatctttttttccactgtgttgCTGCAGCCAAAACCTTCTTCCAGTAAAACAgcacagctaaaaataaatttgTCAAAAGACAGACAACCTCAATAttgtccaaaaataaataaatagaaataaacataaaaatgtatataatgAGGGGTTTTACAGGTAGAAGTCTAAGAAATGCATATAGGTTTTTTGGTACAATGTAAAGGTTATGTGTTTCTGCTGACATAATCGATGTTACTGAAAGTATCAGAGCGTAATCAGAACTATCCATCTgttatttatttccatacagCACAGGCGCGTTCATTTATTGGAACTGAGTCAAACTACTGATTAAAAATGAATCAGCTCTTTTAAATTCTGCTTCGTTGAAATTTTTTGTCTGGACTTTACTGACTAAATAAACCATCTGTAAagtaattaaaggaaaaaatagaTGTCAACATCAATGAAAAGTAAAATCCTAATATCAGATTCATGCTGAGTAAAGCAGATAAAGTCAGAAAGAACACATTGATTTTCATCAGTGACAATAAACCCACAATCTTCTCCATCTgtcagttttcagatttttgtCTCCCAGTAATTTTATTCAaattttgaccttttttttttctttttggtaaaGCTTACAAATCATTCTCTTTATTTCCCAGAATTGCAGTAATGTATGCACCGCAATCTGGTTTTTGTTACGGCACGTCCAATCCCCGTGGTCCGCTGGCTGTGAAGATTCGCCATCTGAAGATCCTGGGATATAACTCTGTCCTGGTGAGACTTTGGCACCTTCAGAAAATAATGTCGCACTCACATTTTTGCACAATCTCTGCTTATTTCACTTCTAAACCTTTTTGCAGCTCATGACTAATGCCTGTGTTTACATATCCAAATCTAACGGATACGTTAGATTTGGATATGTGGTTTAAAAAGCAGAACATTGCTAATGTATGGCTGCACTGCATTACCTGTTTATTAGAATTCAGGTCTCTTATATCCTATACTTGTATCATATGTTTAAACTACTAAAATTAAGAAGAGAAACTCAAATATTATGTCTTCAGATTTGCTCCCTGTAGATTTTAATGGTAGGTTATTCTCTCTTGATTGTAGTGCAAGTATTGGAAGAAGTATCAGAGTGGATGATTTACATGATCCTAATCCTATTTTCCAGGTAACGGAGCAGGACCTGCAGTCTGTATCCGAGGAAGCAAGGATAGATTTCCTCAGGGAACGGATTTTTCCACAACACCACAGACCCGAAACACAGCCTGATGAAAAGGAGCACCTGCGATCTTAGAGCCAGATGTCAGCGTTAAATGGAAGGAAAGAGGCTAATCCTCATGATGACAGACAGGTTTTGTGGTAGTATTTAAGAAGGAGAAAATAtatgaaactttttaaaatgactgtttAGCTTTGGATGCATTTAGCTAAAGAAAGATGAGGGACACGTGAAGAGCAAATACACACTTTGAACGGTCGTTCAAAATTAAGAGTAAAACTCTTTTGTGTCCATTAGTAGATTGTTTCATCTGTGCGCACATAGTAGGacatcattttgttttgtttttttttaattaaaaagatgctgaaaagagttaaaagtgATTCTCTGGTTGCATGAAAGTAACTTTGCAGATTTCAGATAAGTTTTTACTGAAAACCTGAACTTTTCTGTGCTTACGCctccagttttttttaaagggtgcCCTTCTTCATAGGAGAATTGAGTGTGtgggaggtaaaaaaaaatcttttatagTCAGCATTCGTTTTTAATCATTGCTTAAAGCCCTAAAAATTGTTTCAAGGCCTAACAGAAACTATGTCTATCTCGCTCATGCTTGCGGTAGCTGTTGCGTAAAACCCTGCTACTGAATAAAACCAGTGAAACCCGGTGCGAGCGCCTGCAGTGACTGCACAGAAAGTGCAAGGTGAGCAAGGTAAAGGTGGCGTCCCTTTGAAGCTGCTACATCTGCAGAGTGCACGACgggtaaaaaaaaaggaaaaactaagAGCGAGGAAGGCAGGAAATTGTGCACGTTGTTATTGTTTCAAGTAACTGGCTTTCATCAGCTCCAGCGATATCAGCTCTTTGAGAGAGATGTAAGAGCTCGCTGAAGTGAAAGAGAAGTCAAACACTTTAATAACAGCTCGCATGACATTTAGATTCTTGATACTGTGGTTTTGTGAGTTCTCTTTAACAGATTGAGCGTCCATACTGTAGCACATTCATTTATGCTTCAAATGTGGTTAAGTCCCCTCAATCAGACACCACCTTCTGTTTCGACCACAAAGATAGGGGTTCCcaattacatgtatgtgtgtgtgtgtgagaaaaagaGACAGGCAGACTTAGTaactgaaacaggaagtgagcaaAACCAGAAacccagagtgtgtg
The window above is part of the Maylandia zebra isolate NMK-2024a linkage group LG23, Mzebra_GT3a, whole genome shotgun sequence genome. Proteins encoded here:
- the fastkd2 gene encoding FAST kinase domain-containing protein 2, mitochondrial; amino-acid sequence: MSVWVTEEVMRRGLRFCSRGSLWQQRNFLLSAPIKDSCSPDKQFFHLWSPRQSQTWLSRSPVSSVRFYSQGANHGDDLEDGESLPSQPADTASAERQRKSPFLELLESCGSPSDVLDLTGKYSPTARQVSHCLTHMWATTKKMTDEQRRYELQLMFEHPAFDQLLQRAMKTLVHIRDEDVTYSLLSMVNLGVPQRSRVVQTFLRTCQEKLNDFDEKSLSILASSLEQMEDGANVRALKEGMRLVVEARLPGIKNVMALQTMMRLLGNDAPKDLKWKLEKKALSMTDHFSLPNAQYMISTMATMGFFSKPLLDVCSKKITENIHGIPFNRIFKLLQSCRELRYRDVHLLTSISDYVASSLDIWTNKQLLLFLSVFENLIFCPAALMDAYADKVIANPDVLTLKDLLCVLKVYSSLSYDLQDRRQQFLDSLSRVLISYLPKISAFELLKAVYCLCLLGHFPYAPLEQLLQSSVLEKLAGSKFPKSQERMFQTVDVCLRVDHPPLPQPLTVPASVLGDPTPSTPSVNPRLLLDLQSLLEDQVHMMLQEGVMVENLYFIDAAVTKPTPNQTSVCEARSGGGEGCSPAESSERIAVMYAPQSGFCYGTSNPRGPLAVKIRHLKILGYNSVLVTEQDLQSVSEEARIDFLRERIFPQHHRPETQPDEKEHLRS